CATCTTCGCCCATCACTACAGCTTTTAAACAGCCAGGTTTATTCATATTGAATACACGAATGGGTAAACTATGGTCTCTAGCTAAGGTAAATGCCGCCAAATCCATTACTTTTAATTCTTTATCTAACACTTCGTTATAAGAAAGCGTTTTATATAATTTTGCTTCAGGGTTCTTAGCAGGGTCATCATCATACACACCATCAACTTTAGTGCCTTTTAGAACGGCATCCGCTTCTATTTCAATACCTCTTAAGCACGCAGCTGAATCAGTGGTAAAGAATGGATTACCTGTACCAGCAGAAAAGATAACGACCCGACCTGATTTCAACAAGCTAATTGCTTCAGCCCAGTTATAAGCATCGCAAACACCGTTTAAAGGAATAGCAGACATCATACGCGCATTGACAAAAGCTCTATGCAATGCATCTCTCATAGCTAAACCGTTCATAACTGTGGCTAACATACCCATATGGTCGCCAACAACTCGATTCATACCGGCTTTGGCTAACCCTTCACCGCGGAATAAGTTGCCACCACCTATAACCAAGCCCACTTCAACTCCCATTTCGACTAATTCTTTAATCTCTTGGGCCATACGGTCTAACACTTTGGGGTCAATGCCGAAGCCTTCCTCTCCCATTAGTGCTTCACCACTTAATTTTAATAAGATTCTTCGATAAGTAGACTTAGGTACTGTACTCATAGATTAGCATTTCCTTACAATGAAAAAGGCGACGAAATTGTAGGACGCAATGACCTACTTTACACATATAAAAAAGCACCTCTAATTGAGGTGCCAGTATTATACCCAAACAACTTGAAAATGCATGTTTCATGCAAGAATTAAAAGAATTTAGGTAATCACAGTTAGCGCTTAAATAATTTAAGCGTAAAACCGCTTATTTTTTAGCCGCAGCCATTTGTGCAGCAACTTCAGCAGCGAAGTCTTCTTCTTTCTTCTCGATACCTTCACCAACTTCAAAACGTACAAAGTTAATTACATCAGCACCTTTAGACTTAAGTAAGTCTGCCACTAACATAGAAGGATCTTTAATGAATGGTTGACCAGTCAAGCTGATTTCGCCGGTGAATTTCTTCATACGGCCAACAACCATTTTTTCTGCAATTTCTGCAGGCTTGCCAGATTGAACAGCAATATCAAGTTGAATTTCTTTTTCTTTTGCTACAACTTCAGCTGGCACATCTTCAGGTTTAACGAACTGAGGGCTTGCTGCCGCTATATGCATAGCGATATCTTTAGCCAACTCTTCATCACCACCTTGAAGGATTGCAATAACACCAATACGAGCACCGTGTACATATGCGCCTAGGTTATCACCTTCAACACTCACTACACGACGTGGGCTGATGTTTTCACCGATTTTAGCCACAAGAGTGTCACGTAAATCACTTACTACAACGCCATCGATTTCGCTAGCGTTTAAGGCTTCTATGTCATTGATTTTGTTTGCTGAAGCAACTTCAATCAATTGAGAACCAAACTTAACAAAACCTTCGTCACGTGCTACAAAATCTGTTTCACTGTTTAATTCGATCATAGTTGCTACACCGTTAGCAACTTTAGTCAAAATCACACCTTCAGCGGCAATACGGCCCGCTTTTTTGGCTGCTTTAGCTTGACCATTTTTACGCATATTCTCGATTGCAAGCTCGATATCACCATCGGTTTCTACCAATGCTTTTTTACAATCAAGCATGCCTGCGGCTGTACGCTCGCGTAATTCTTTAACTAGGGCTGCAGTCACTGCCATTTTCGTTTCCTCAGCAAATTATTCATTTTAACATTTAAAAACAGGGACGACCGCCCCTGTTTTATTTTTCGACAATAAACCGAAGTCTAAAAATTAAAATTTAGACTTGGCTAAAAGCTGGTTGCTTATTCAGCAGCTTCTACGAACTCGCCTTTTTCAGCTGGTACTTCGTTAGACTGATTACGACCTTCAGTAACAGCATCAGCTGCAGCATTCAAATAAAGTTGAATGGCGCGGATTGCATCATCGTTACCAGGTACGATGTAATCAACACCATCTGGATTTGAGTTAGTATCAACAATAGAAACTACTGGAATACCAAGGTTGCCGGCTTCAGTAATTGCGATATGTTCGTGGTCAGCATCAACAACAAACAACACATCAGGCAAACCGCCCATGTTTTTGATCCCGCCTAAGCTAGTCTCAAGTTTAGTCATTTCGCGCTGAAGCATTAACACTTCTTTCTTAGTTAATTTTTCAAACGTACCGTCTTGACTTTGTTGCTCAAGATCTTTTAAACGTTTGATTGACTGACGAACTGTTTTCCAGTTAGTCAACATTCCGCCTAACCAGCGTTTGTTAACATAGAACTGGTCACATTTATCAGCAGCTTCTTTAACTGCATCACTTGCAGCTCTTTTTGTTCCAACAAAAAGTACTTTACCTTTCTTAGCAGCAACGCCACCAACAAAGTTCAAAGCTTCGTTGAACATAGGAACTGTTTTTTCAAGATTGATGATATGAACTTTATTACGTGAGCCAAAAATGAAAGGTTTCATTTTTGGATTCCAGTAACGAGTTTGGTGTCCGAAGTGTACGCCTGCCTGAAGCATGTCGCGCATAGATACATTTGCCATTATATAGATTCCTCAATATGGGGTTAGGCCTCCATACATCCCAGTTTTCGATCCACCCAGAAGCTCTTGATAGTTATAAAAGAATTTCTGTGCAGACACCCCGAAAAATGTGTCGATGTATGTGTGTTATTTATGCTAATTAATCTTAGCTACGTTCGCGATATTTAATAATGCATTACCACCATTAAATTCAGCGGTGCGCTTTATAGCATGCAAAGCTAATTTATACAAGCCTACAGCCACATTTAACATCAAAGACCTATACAAGGAACCGACGAAAAGTTAATATAATGCACTAATAAAGTTCTCGTTAAATAGGATAAAATATTGTCTGCCACTATTAAAACCCCAGCTGAAATTGAAAAAATGCGTATTGCTGGACGTCTTGCCGCCGATGTTTTACAAATGATAGGTGAACACGTCAAAAAAGGGATCACTACTAATGAGCTTGATAAAATATGCCACGATTACATTGTAAACGTGCAAAAATGTATCCCTGCTCCATTAAATTACGGTAATCCACCTTTTCCAAAATCAATCTGTACTTCAGTCAATCATGTTATTTGTCATGGCATTCCAGCTGACAAAAAACTTAAAGATGGTGACTCGGTCAATATAGATGTCACTGTCATTGCAGACGGATATCACGGCGATACCTCTAAAATGTTTGTGGTGGGAAAACCTTCTATTTTATCTGAGCGTTTAATCAAAATAACTCAAGAGTGTTTGTATTTAGGTATAAAAATGGTTAAACCGGGCGCTAGATTAGGCGACATTGGCCATGCAATACAACAGTACGCTGAGAATAATAACTATTCAGTTGTTCGAGAATATTGTGGTCACGGCATTGGTGCAAACTTCCATGAAGAACCTCAAGTAGTGCATTACGGTAAACCTAATACAGGTGAAACCTTGCAAGCCGGTATGTGTTTTACCATAGAACCTATGATTAACGCTGGAAAACGTTATTCGAAAGTATTACCTGACCAATGGACAGTTGTGACTAAAGACCGCAGCCTAAGTGCACAATGGGAACATACTTTATTAGTCACTGAAACTGGAGTAGAAATTTTAACTCTACGTGATGATGAAACGATTGAGCGCATCATCAATCATTAAAGACTGATGTACACATTCTCCCTATATGTATCTTGATACTAAAGAACATCAAGATACATTTTCCAATTTAGCTTTATCATCGTTACTACGCTTTAGCGTAAGGAATTTACATTGTCTCTTCAAAGTCTGCTTAGCCAAATAAAATTAATTAATAACACCGATAATATTGCGGCTTATAAGGCTATCGTAGCCAATAGTTATGAGTGGCTAGACACCGAGTTTGGCCATAGTGAAATAGAAGGATTAGTAGAAGGAAGAGCCTTATTCATTGATAGCTTGCTGCAACACATTTGGCAATTAATGGGCCTTCACAACCAAAAGAAATTAGCTCTGGTAGCTGTTGGAGGATACGGTAGAGGACAACTTCAACCTTATTCAGATATTGACTTGTTAATACTCAGTAATAAGTCCCTAGCAAAAACACAACAAGACACTATAGGTCAATTTATCACTTTATTGTGGGACATTGGACTGGATATAGGCCAATCAGTACGTACCATAAAAGAAACCGTTCAACATGCCAAACAAGATGTCACCATAGCCACTAATTTAGTTGAGGCTAGGTTATTGATTGGTAGTGAATCGACCTTTATTGATCTTAACAATAAATTGCAGGGTAGAAATTACTGGAGTAGCAAAGATTTTTTTATCGCTAAATACGATGAGCAAGTCGTGCGTCATGCTAAATGTAAAGGCACCTCTTACAACTTAGAGCCTAACGTTAAAGAAAACCCAGGTTGTTTACGAGATATTCAAACTATTGGCTGGGTGGCTAAAAAACACTTTCAAGCAATGGATGGCAGCGAATTAGTAGAAGCTAACTATTTTACAGAACAAGAATTTGAAGAACTAATAGAATGTAGAAATGCCCTTTGGAAAATTCGCTTTGCATTACACCTTGTAGCAGGGCGCAGTGAAAACCGTTTATTATTTGACTACCAACAAGATGTGGCCAGCAAATTAGGTTATGGCGAAGATAGCAAAGACTGTGTTGAACAGATGATGAAAGCCTTTTTCAGAACAGTTCGTCGTATTAGCGAGCTAAACGAAATGTTGTTACAAAGATTTCGTCAAGATATTCTAGCAATCAAAGTCAAACATGATGCCAATATAGACCAAAACTTTGAACTATTGGATGGGTTAATTTCACCTAAACATGGCAATGTATTTGCCACACCTGAAGATATTTTACGTTTTCTTCATGTGATTTCCGACACTCCAGCAACCGAAGGCTTACATTCCAATTGTTTAGGTTTATTACGTCAAGCCAGACGACAGTTTAGAAACCAATATTTTGCCGAAAGAGCCGAATGTCGAGAGTTATTTATGGACTTAATGCGCCATCCTAACTTTTTTGCCCTCGCTTGGAACATCATGCATAAACACGGCATATTACAAGCCTACATCCCCCAATGGGATCATATAGTCGGCATGATGCAATTTGACTTATTCCATGCTTACACAGTAGACGAGCATACTTACAGGTTAGTAAAAAACATTTATCATTATGGCTTGCCAGATAACACAGAGTTTCCTCGCTGTGGTCGTATAGTGAAAAGCCTCGATAAACCTGAACTACTTTTTATCGCAGCAATTTTTCATGATATTGGCAAAGGTCGAAATGGCGATCATTCTAAACTAGGGGCTATCGACGCAGCAGCATTTTGTGCAACCCATGACATAAATGAAAAAGATGCAGAACTTATCCGTTGGTTAGTAGACAGCCATTTATTAATGTCGGTCATCGCCCAACGAAGAGATATTTATGATCCAGAAGTGATTAATGAATTTGCGCATTTAGTTCGCACACACAATAACCTTAATCATTTATATGTGTTAACCCTAGCTGATATTCGTGCTACCAATGACAATCTTTGGAATGATTGGAAAGCATCATTATTAAGAGAGTTATACCTGCTCACACAAAAGGCTTTAGAAAATGGTTTAGAATGTAAAGTTGCCCTGCAAGATAGAGTTCAAGAACATCAAGAGCATGCACGAAAAATGCTATTTAAAAGTGGTATGAACGATTCGCAAATTTCGCAATTTTGGCAACGTTTAAATGACGATTATTTTGCTCGCTTTAAACCTGAACAAATTGCTTGGCATGCCAGCGTCATTTTAGCCTCGTATCCCATGACAGATGATTTTTTATTAGTTGGCACCAGTGCAACCACCTCAAAAGCAGGGGCGGAGTTGATCGTGTATGGCAAAGACAGACCTAAAATGTTTTCTCAAATTGCCTCTGTGTTAGATAGCCGGAATTGCACCATACATGATGCGCAAATCATGCATACTCATGATGGTTATATCTTTGATAGCTTTATTATTCTTGAGCAAAATGGCGACAGGATCAGTTCTACCTCTCGCTTAGACAGTTTAAAAGAAGCGGTTGAAACCCAATTAAATAAACCGGGTGAAAAACACAATAATAAACGGAAAATGTCGCGGCAGATGAAACAGCTAGATGTGCAAACTAAAGTACGTTTTTATCCCAGTCAAACTAAGGGAACAATAGTTGAATTAGAAGCACTAGATGCACCTGGGTTATTAGCTAAAATCAGTGAACAATTTGTCGAATTAAACTTTAAATTACATATGGCAAAAATATCTACCATAGGTGAAAGAGCAGAAGATTTGTTTATTATTAGTAATCAGAATGACGAACCACTGAGCCAATCTGAACAGGTTGAATTGAAAAAACGCTTAAGTGAAAATTTAGATTAATATTGACAGGAAATAGCAGCTAATTTGACGATATATTCACCTAAAGTAGGATCCATCAAGTTAGCTGTCTTCTTCATGTAAAACCAGTGACACCAATTTATGCACTATAGGAGAGATCATAAAGATGGTGGGAAACGCCACTGCAAAAGCAAAACTCCAAGCTTTAAGCCAAATTGCGACTATATTTGGCACCAAACCTACATTAAAAATACTGATCACCAAAGACATAATACATGACATCAAAAATGACATAAAAAATGAAAAAACCAACTTGTGATGTTTACGAGGGATCATCTAAAAGTTTCGCCTAATATTATTTCGATAAATCAACAAAAGTAACGCACCTGTTGATAGACAAAGTGGCGATTAGAGACCTAACGGTTGGCCTCTAACCAAGCTTGGATAACCCGTGCCACTCTTTCACTGTCACCTTCGGCATAGGTCATTAATAACCTAGCCATACCTTTTTTTGCTTTTACTTTAGGCTGTTGCCGGGTAAATAATTTTTGTAAAGGAGATTGATAAATGCCACTTTTGTTTTGAGCTTTATTTACCATCACCTTATTTCTTTATTCAAATAACGCTTTATGAAGCGACGTCACCACATCATTACTTGCACTGGCGTTAACCAACAAAGATAAGTTATGTGGATTAGCTCCATAACAAATCATGCGCAAGTTATATTCAGCAACGGCATCAAAAATACGATTAGAAACCCCTGCCTCACTATGCATATTATTACCCACAACTGTGACTAAATCATAGTTATCTTCCACTAGCACATCACAAAACTGACTTAATTCTTCTAGAGTGGCCCGATTCAATTGTTCAACAACAGAATTTGCTGGATTATCTAAGGTGAAAGCGACAGAGATTTCTGAAGTGGTCACTAGGTCAACACTCAATTTATGTTTAGCTATAATAGTAAACACTTTTTGCAAGAAGCCTTGTGCATACATCATTTTTGGCGTTTTTACTGTCACCATAACTTGTTCTTTACGACGAGTTATAGCGCGATAAGCAGGCTCTGTTTCACAGTCTCTGACAATCCAGGTACCGCCTTTTTCAGGCTCACGACTTGAACCGACAAATACTTTAATATCTTGTCTTAATGCTGGTTCCATAGTGGCTGGGTGTAAAACTTTGGCGCCAAAGGTTGCCATTTCGGCCGCCTCTTCAAAGCTTAATTCAGGTAATGGTCTAGCTGCATCGGTAATCCGCGGATCTGTGGTATAAACACCAATAACATCAGTCCAAATTTCACAAGAAATGGCACCCAATGCTTCAGCTAATAACGCGGCAGTAAAGTCTGAACCACCGCGACCTAAGGTTGTTGTGTTACCTTGTTCATCGGAGCCAATAAAACCTTGAGTAACAAAAACAGTATTCACTAAACTAGGCAGCATGATCTGTTCAGCTGCAGCTTTAATCGCTTCTAGTTGTGGTGTGGCCTTGCCGAATTCACTGTCTGTTTTAAGCACATTGCGTACATCAAAGTTTTCAGCGTTAACATCGATTTGTTTCAGCACTGCACTAAACAATAAAGATGACATTCTTTCGCCATGGGATAACAAGCTATCTTTTAAATCGGCACTGTGAATAATTTCTTCATGTAAAGCCAAATCAGTCAAAGACGCCAATAAAGACTCAAGTTTTTCAGCTACTTCTTCAGAGTTAGCTAACTCATTTAAAATGGCATACTGAATAGTTTTGATTTCTACTAATTTTTGCTTTATTTGATCTTTAGACATAGCCGTATGAGCAATATCAACCAACAAATTGGTGACTCCTGCTGAGGCACTGACTACCACAACTCGAGTATTAGGATTGTTTTTAATAATATTCGCGCAGTTTTGCATAGCAGCAAAATTAGCGACACTTGTACCACCAAACTTAGCCACATTAAGGCTATTTAGTTCTATATTGCTCACAGTTTTTATCACTCATAATCAACTACAAAAATTAGGCGGTAAAATAGCAGTTTTTTTGAATAATTTAAAAGTAATATTGTAACTAACTTCTACTATTTTGGAATAGACTCGCCACTTTGAAATAGAGATTTTTAGAGTTGGCTATTCAGCTAAAGAAAGATTAAAGAATGTTAGATCTTAAACCCTCCATGTAATGAAGGGTTCTGTATTAATGTTTAACGTCAAAAATGCAAAATTAAGAAACTGTATCTAACGCTTGTCTTACATCAGCAATAATATCGTCGATATTTTCAATTCCCACCGAAATTCTGACCAAATCAATACTCACGCCAGCTTTGGCAAGTTCTTCTTCGTTTAATTGTCTGTGAGTCGTTGAGGCGGGATGACATGCTAGTGATTTAGCATCACCTATGTTGACTAAACGCAACACCATTTGTAAAGCATCAATAAACTGGCCGCCTCCTTCAATCCCTCCTTTAACACCAAAACTTAAGATACCAGATGCTTTACCATTTGTGATTTTTTGACAAACTGTATGATAAGGGCTGTCAGGTAAAGCGGCATAATTAACCCAATTTACTTTAGGATGATCTTGTAAAAATGCGGCCAATTTTTCAGCATTACTACAATGACGTTCCATACGTAAACCTAAAGTTTCAAGGCCTTGCAAAATTAGAAATGCACTGTGCGGCGATAATGCAGCACCGGTATTACGTAAAGGAACAACACGACAACGACCGATATAGGCTGCAGCCCCTAACGCTTCTGTATACACCACACCATGATATGAGGGATCCGGTTCATTCATCATCGGGAAACGCTTTTTATTGGCGACCCAATCAAATTTACCTGAATCTACAATCACGCCGCCAATACTGGTTC
The sequence above is a segment of the Paraglaciecola sp. L3A3 genome. Coding sequences within it:
- the pyrH gene encoding UMP kinase, translating into MSTVPKSTYRRILLKLSGEALMGEEGFGIDPKVLDRMAQEIKELVEMGVEVGLVIGGGNLFRGEGLAKAGMNRVVGDHMGMLATVMNGLAMRDALHRAFVNARMMSAIPLNGVCDAYNWAEAISLLKSGRVVIFSAGTGNPFFTTDSAACLRGIEIEADAVLKGTKVDGVYDDDPAKNPEAKLYKTLSYNEVLDKELKVMDLAAFTLARDHSLPIRVFNMNKPGCLKAVVMGEDDGTLISHSE
- the tsf gene encoding translation elongation factor Ts; amino-acid sequence: MAVTAALVKELRERTAAGMLDCKKALVETDGDIELAIENMRKNGQAKAAKKAGRIAAEGVILTKVANGVATMIELNSETDFVARDEGFVKFGSQLIEVASANKINDIEALNASEIDGVVVSDLRDTLVAKIGENISPRRVVSVEGDNLGAYVHGARIGVIAILQGGDEELAKDIAMHIAAASPQFVKPEDVPAEVVAKEKEIQLDIAVQSGKPAEIAEKMVVGRMKKFTGEISLTGQPFIKDPSMLVADLLKSKGADVINFVRFEVGEGIEKKEEDFAAEVAAQMAAAKK
- the rpsB gene encoding 30S ribosomal protein S2 translates to MANVSMRDMLQAGVHFGHQTRYWNPKMKPFIFGSRNKVHIINLEKTVPMFNEALNFVGGVAAKKGKVLFVGTKRAASDAVKEAADKCDQFYVNKRWLGGMLTNWKTVRQSIKRLKDLEQQSQDGTFEKLTKKEVLMLQREMTKLETSLGGIKNMGGLPDVLFVVDADHEHIAITEAGNLGIPVVSIVDTNSNPDGVDYIVPGNDDAIRAIQLYLNAAADAVTEGRNQSNEVPAEKGEFVEAAE
- the map gene encoding type I methionyl aminopeptidase; the protein is MSATIKTPAEIEKMRIAGRLAADVLQMIGEHVKKGITTNELDKICHDYIVNVQKCIPAPLNYGNPPFPKSICTSVNHVICHGIPADKKLKDGDSVNIDVTVIADGYHGDTSKMFVVGKPSILSERLIKITQECLYLGIKMVKPGARLGDIGHAIQQYAENNNYSVVREYCGHGIGANFHEEPQVVHYGKPNTGETLQAGMCFTIEPMINAGKRYSKVLPDQWTVVTKDRSLSAQWEHTLLVTETGVEILTLRDDETIERIINH
- the glnD gene encoding [protein-PII] uridylyltransferase, producing the protein MSLQSLLSQIKLINNTDNIAAYKAIVANSYEWLDTEFGHSEIEGLVEGRALFIDSLLQHIWQLMGLHNQKKLALVAVGGYGRGQLQPYSDIDLLILSNKSLAKTQQDTIGQFITLLWDIGLDIGQSVRTIKETVQHAKQDVTIATNLVEARLLIGSESTFIDLNNKLQGRNYWSSKDFFIAKYDEQVVRHAKCKGTSYNLEPNVKENPGCLRDIQTIGWVAKKHFQAMDGSELVEANYFTEQEFEELIECRNALWKIRFALHLVAGRSENRLLFDYQQDVASKLGYGEDSKDCVEQMMKAFFRTVRRISELNEMLLQRFRQDILAIKVKHDANIDQNFELLDGLISPKHGNVFATPEDILRFLHVISDTPATEGLHSNCLGLLRQARRQFRNQYFAERAECRELFMDLMRHPNFFALAWNIMHKHGILQAYIPQWDHIVGMMQFDLFHAYTVDEHTYRLVKNIYHYGLPDNTEFPRCGRIVKSLDKPELLFIAAIFHDIGKGRNGDHSKLGAIDAAAFCATHDINEKDAELIRWLVDSHLLMSVIAQRRDIYDPEVINEFAHLVRTHNNLNHLYVLTLADIRATNDNLWNDWKASLLRELYLLTQKALENGLECKVALQDRVQEHQEHARKMLFKSGMNDSQISQFWQRLNDDYFARFKPEQIAWHASVILASYPMTDDFLLVGTSATTSKAGAELIVYGKDRPKMFSQIASVLDSRNCTIHDAQIMHTHDGYIFDSFIILEQNGDRISSTSRLDSLKEAVETQLNKPGEKHNNKRKMSRQMKQLDVQTKVRFYPSQTKGTIVELEALDAPGLLAKISEQFVELNFKLHMAKISTIGERAEDLFIISNQNDEPLSQSEQVELKKRLSENLD
- a CDS encoding DUF2798 domain-containing protein, whose amino-acid sequence is MIPRKHHKLVFSFFMSFLMSCIMSLVISIFNVGLVPNIVAIWLKAWSFAFAVAFPTIFMISPIVHKLVSLVLHEEDS
- the lysC gene encoding lysine-sensitive aspartokinase 3; translated protein: MSNIELNSLNVAKFGGTSVANFAAMQNCANIIKNNPNTRVVVVSASAGVTNLLVDIAHTAMSKDQIKQKLVEIKTIQYAILNELANSEEVAEKLESLLASLTDLALHEEIIHSADLKDSLLSHGERMSSLLFSAVLKQIDVNAENFDVRNVLKTDSEFGKATPQLEAIKAAAEQIMLPSLVNTVFVTQGFIGSDEQGNTTTLGRGGSDFTAALLAEALGAISCEIWTDVIGVYTTDPRITDAARPLPELSFEEAAEMATFGAKVLHPATMEPALRQDIKVFVGSSREPEKGGTWIVRDCETEPAYRAITRRKEQVMVTVKTPKMMYAQGFLQKVFTIIAKHKLSVDLVTTSEISVAFTLDNPANSVVEQLNRATLEELSQFCDVLVEDNYDLVTVVGNNMHSEAGVSNRIFDAVAEYNLRMICYGANPHNLSLLVNASASNDVVTSLHKALFE
- a CDS encoding O-acetylhomoserine aminocarboxypropyltransferase/cysteine synthase family protein: MKLESLALHHGYTSEDTTKAAAVPIYQTTSFTFDNTQHGADLFDLKVPGNIYTRIMNPTTDVLEQRVAAMEGGIGALAVASGMAAITYALQCICDVGSNIVSTSQLYGGSYNLLAHTLPKQGIEARMVSADDLAGFENAIDDNTRAIFCESIGNPAGNVVDIAALADIANKHGVPLIVDNTVATPFLCRPFELGAHIVVHSLTKYIGGHGTSIGGVIVDSGKFDWVANKKRFPMMNEPDPSYHGVVYTEALGAAAYIGRCRVVPLRNTGAALSPHSAFLILQGLETLGLRMERHCSNAEKLAAFLQDHPKVNWVNYAALPDSPYHTVCQKITNGKASGILSFGVKGGIEGGGQFIDALQMVLRLVNIGDAKSLACHPASTTHRQLNEEELAKAGVSIDLVRISVGIENIDDIIADVRQALDTVS